The genomic segment GGAATTAAAACAGACTATCAAGTTCTTAAGGTTGAGGAAAACATTCCACCTGCCCAACTCACTTTAGATTTCAAGTAGTTCTCTTTATTGTCACTCCTGATTTCCTGAGACACATAATAAAAAAATGGTGGTTGAGCCTCTTGAAACTTCCGCTCATAATCTTACATCATTGTCATTTTGAACGAATCAACGCGAAGTGTGAAATCTCACGTTTGCTTAGGAGATAAAGTGATTATTCAAGAGATTCATTCTTTGCGCTTCCCTTCCTCTTCCCGCTTTTACCGCTTTTACCGCTTTTCTCTTCCGTGAAAAGCTCGGCGGTGTATTTCTCGTAAAGGCTGAATAAAAACTCCATCCGATTCGCATCGCTCGTAAAGGGCTGCGGACGGTAAGCCAAATCCACCGCCTTATCCAATTCCTGATGCGCTTTTACCAATTGTGGCGGCATTGTGAGCGGGTCATATAAAACGGCTAATGAACTTTGCGGAAATGCTGCACGCGCCTCCATTACCTTCTGCGCCGCGTCTTCAATCGCTTTCACTTGCTTCTCACTCGGATTCTCCGGCCACGGGAAGTTGTTGTAAACTAATTCATTTGAATAGCGATAATCACTTTTTATCCTACCACAAATGTATTTCACCCAAGACATGTGAAGATTTGACATCAAAACACCAAAATGAAAATGTGTAGCTCCTTCAATGTATAAACAACTATCGCTAACTATCGAATTCTTATCAAAAAAACCCATCGGAATATATTTTCTATTTTCAGATGAGTGCCTAGGTATTAATACATATTCATTTTCTGGTTGTCTATTTTCTCCAAAAAGTGATGGAAATTGGGCAAGTTTTTGGGTAGATTTTCGCGAACTTCTTGAACGATGTTTTCTAACGTTTTCAATTCTTTCATTGATAAGTTCTAAATCATTTAGTAATCGAGGTTCAATATCTTTAAGCCACAAACACCACCTTTTTTCACCATTTAAGAACTCGTATGCACTAATCAGTGGTCTAAATAATTTTTTTGAAGCTGGTTCTTTACTTATAAAAATATTTTTTTCTTCATCAGTAAAAAGAAAATTACCGCCATCATTAGGCATACTACCAAAAGAAATTTCTATAATATTGCAAATCGGTTTTCTTTTTTTTGTTATGATTATATCCTTTGCATCCACTAAATATGGATTTATATTTTTTACTTTTATCTTGTGAGGTTCCCCTTTAATGTCTTCATAATCAAAATATCTTTGTTTAGTGTATCAAAATTTGCAAAACCTATAATAACGCAATAAACGGCGGCTTTTCCTTTGGCTTCGTTGC from the Chloroherpetonaceae bacterium genome contains:
- a CDS encoding type IIL restriction-modification enzyme MmeI encodes the protein MDAKDIIITKKRKPICNIIEISFGSMPNDGGNFLFTDEEKNIFISKEPASKKLFRPLISAYEFLNGEKRWCLWLKDIEPRLLNDLELINERIENVRKHRSRSSRKSTQKLAQFPSLFGENRQPENEYVLIPRHSSENRKYIPMGFFDKNSIVSDSCLYIEGATHFHFGVLMSNLHMSWVKYICGRIKSDYRYSNELVYNNFPWPENPSEKQVKAIEDAAQKVMEARAAFPQSSLAVLYDPLTMPPQLVKAHQELDKAVDLAYRPQPFTSDANRMEFLFSLYEKYTAELFTEEKSGKSGKSGKRKGSAKNESLE